Proteins encoded in a region of the Oscillospiraceae bacterium MB24-C1 genome:
- a CDS encoding ECF transporter S component has protein sequence MNRSSNAIYRIAAIGVLTAMVFAANFLSIPIGDITRIHFGNVFCVLSGLLLGPIPGGLCAGLGGFFYDLFNPLYAAEAPITFAMKFVLGALVGVIAHSGKSYGKNRTKNIVGAVVGSLGYVVVYLFKNFIYEYYLIRNPIETVMTKLAIKGASSIVNGMTAVIVALILLPVFSKAMKASGIHQKLFPAGPENAAQE, from the coding sequence ATGAATCGTTCTTCTAACGCTATCTATCGCATCGCGGCGATAGGAGTACTGACCGCTATGGTTTTTGCAGCGAATTTTTTGTCTATCCCCATCGGGGATATCACCCGAATTCATTTTGGAAATGTATTTTGTGTGCTTTCAGGGTTGCTGCTAGGGCCAATTCCCGGCGGATTGTGCGCCGGATTGGGCGGATTTTTCTACGACCTGTTCAACCCGCTTTACGCAGCTGAGGCACCTATTACCTTCGCAATGAAATTCGTGCTGGGCGCTTTAGTCGGCGTCATTGCGCATAGCGGCAAAAGCTATGGGAAAAATCGCACAAAAAATATTGTCGGTGCCGTTGTCGGTAGCCTAGGCTATGTTGTCGTCTACCTTTTTAAAAATTTCATCTACGAATATTATTTGATTAGAAATCCGATTGAAACGGTAATGACCAAACTGGCGATTAAGGGCGCTTCGTCGATTGTCAATGGCATGACTGCTGTCATCGTTGCCTTAATTTTGCTGCCGGTTTTTTCAAAGGCCATGAAAGCCTCTGGCATTCACCAGAAGCTTTTTCCAGCCGGACCAGAGAACGCTGCTCAAGAATAA
- a CDS encoding fibronectin type III domain-containing protein, whose amino-acid sequence MRDMANPRGGRKQIWVVLTLSLVLVVCVGVLLWLVWSEPNGLPASISQGLTSESEVSSSRASSSSKPKSSSKNDSSSSPSQGSTVPSSRPVQHSNEGTPTGSGTQKVQNLTINAALTHDENATYYNVFINADGVTLKNKLVKGDLVISESVANGTVTLENIVVKGRVLVNGAQTVTLHDVTAVRIVAQRGSGTTDYIVGGASTIHQMTAKNQLTIDEGSLSGNYAGIKKVTTERGSPMWQQVTLSDGALDEVTTNDATNLILSGRSSVGTVIANAPTHIGGSGLVNNLTVCSDDVSYEREPRNVTVKDDYDKPSEQNWAIGQTETAANGGDHSGGGVLTLSTPRNLTITAAEESSAVLAFNSVSNATSYTVIYSVTNGSSTSNITNKQLSVDTNSCTITNALIGQAGTVITFKVRAVSSSSRYTASAYSDFCSKTVTVLGAPTNLQLNLNGNKLAFSFTAAPNATAYSHEAVLSVDGADIASLTLASGVTFGEFSGLASGKTHTVTVRATGDENLALTSAPTTDTYDVPPLSSASGLAISNEGGDLAVIFTGAAGISDYTVTLRYDGSILPVVSHRANGDEYTYLFECPYAISAGKTYTASVMPQGGLTATETRTVGQRTQPSNPRITSSELGLITFAFDSISGYNYKVVSATKNGVAIPGITASNLTAAVSTAEHETFNFSVKTLGDGMFFTDSAPVSANAVTVTKLPVPLSPAISGDQNNLTFSFNTNNSHNTHNVVIQTSTNGTDWTNLLSDVLPVGITQKSVETPVTSTQVRFSVTAKAANALQIDSDRADSPEFSVVKLQPAAGLSVSYVTDSGYYAVFSFDEVLGATGYTISYTLDGITWVSLDPVSSSGVAAARAKIADGKTVSNFTVTAQAMPDAAHVYLDSTANYLP is encoded by the coding sequence ATGAGAGATATGGCAAATCCGCGCGGTGGAAGAAAACAGATATGGGTGGTTTTGACGCTCTCGCTTGTTTTAGTGGTTTGTGTTGGCGTGCTGTTGTGGCTTGTCTGGAGCGAGCCCAACGGTTTGCCCGCATCTATTTCTCAAGGGCTGACCTCAGAGTCTGAAGTGTCATCCAGCCGGGCTTCCTCAAGTAGTAAGCCTAAATCTTCATCAAAGAATGATAGCAGTTCATCCCCTTCGCAGGGTAGTACAGTGCCGAGCAGCCGCCCCGTACAGCATAGTAACGAGGGTACACCGACTGGTTCCGGCACTCAAAAAGTGCAGAATTTAACCATTAACGCTGCGCTGACCCATGATGAAAACGCGACTTACTATAATGTGTTCATTAATGCTGACGGCGTCACGCTCAAAAACAAGTTGGTCAAGGGTGACCTTGTAATATCGGAATCTGTGGCAAATGGGACCGTCACGCTTGAAAACATCGTGGTCAAAGGCCGTGTTCTGGTCAACGGTGCGCAGACGGTGACGCTGCACGATGTTACGGCTGTGCGGATTGTTGCGCAACGAGGCAGCGGCACCACGGACTATATTGTCGGTGGCGCCTCTACCATTCATCAGATGACAGCTAAAAACCAGTTGACTATTGACGAAGGCAGTCTTTCGGGCAACTATGCAGGTATCAAAAAAGTGACAACCGAGCGAGGTTCGCCAATGTGGCAACAAGTGACGCTCTCAGATGGCGCGCTTGATGAGGTGACCACAAACGATGCCACCAACCTGATCTTATCTGGGCGTAGTTCTGTGGGGACAGTGATTGCCAATGCCCCCACCCATATCGGAGGCAGTGGACTGGTTAATAACCTCACTGTTTGCAGTGACGACGTCTCATATGAAAGAGAGCCCCGCAACGTGACAGTTAAAGATGACTACGATAAGCCCAGTGAGCAGAACTGGGCGATCGGTCAGACCGAGACGGCGGCAAATGGCGGAGACCATTCGGGCGGGGGCGTACTGACCCTGTCGACGCCACGCAATCTGACGATTACAGCTGCGGAAGAAAGCAGCGCGGTGCTAGCCTTTAATAGTGTCAGCAATGCCACCAGCTATACCGTTATTTATTCGGTGACCAACGGGTCAAGTACTTCGAATATCACTAATAAGCAGCTATCGGTTGATACCAACAGCTGCACCATCACTAATGCGCTCATCGGGCAGGCGGGTACGGTGATCACTTTTAAAGTGCGTGCCGTCAGCAGCTCAAGCCGCTATACCGCATCCGCTTATTCTGACTTTTGCTCAAAAACGGTGACCGTGTTGGGCGCGCCTACAAATCTCCAACTAAACCTGAATGGGAATAAGCTGGCGTTTTCATTTACTGCTGCCCCTAACGCGACGGCCTACAGCCACGAGGCGGTGCTTTCGGTTGATGGTGCAGATATCGCAAGTTTGACGCTGGCGTCGGGCGTGACCTTTGGTGAATTTTCAGGCCTGGCGTCAGGAAAAACCCACACCGTGACAGTGCGAGCCACCGGCGACGAAAATCTGGCCCTCACTTCGGCACCAACCACAGATACTTATGACGTACCACCGCTATCGTCGGCCAGTGGCCTTGCCATTTCAAACGAGGGCGGGGATTTAGCGGTTATCTTTACAGGTGCAGCGGGCATCAGTGACTACACCGTGACGCTGCGCTATGACGGCAGCATACTTCCCGTCGTGAGCCATAGGGCAAACGGGGATGAATACACCTATTTGTTTGAATGCCCATATGCCATTTCAGCAGGCAAAACATATACCGCTTCGGTTATGCCGCAGGGTGGCCTGACAGCGACCGAGACCCGCACAGTTGGGCAGCGTACACAGCCGAGCAATCCCAGAATAACTTCATCGGAGCTGGGCTTGATTACATTTGCCTTTGATAGCATATCAGGTTATAACTATAAGGTGGTCTCAGCAACGAAAAATGGGGTTGCAATACCGGGGATAACGGCATCCAACCTGACCGCGGCGGTGTCCACTGCCGAACACGAAACCTTTAACTTCAGTGTCAAAACCCTGGGCGATGGCATGTTCTTTACCGATAGTGCCCCTGTCTCGGCAAATGCAGTTACGGTGACGAAGCTGCCGGTGCCACTCAGCCCCGCTATCAGCGGTGACCAGAATAATCTGACGTTCAGCTTTAACACCAACAACAGCCATAACACGCACAATGTTGTCATACAGACTTCCACCAATGGTACAGACTGGACGAATCTCTTGTCTGATGTACTGCCGGTCGGTATTACGCAAAAATCGGTTGAGACGCCGGTCACGAGTACGCAGGTCAGATTCAGCGTGACGGCGAAAGCAGCCAACGCCTTGCAGATTGACTCTGACCGTGCAGATTCGCCTGAATTTTCGGTGGTGAAGCTTCAACCGGCGGCCGGGCTTAGCGTCAGCTATGTAACCGACAGCGGATATTATGCTGTGTTTTCATTTGACGAGGTTTTAGGTGCAACCGGTTACACCATTTCTTACACACTGGATGGTATCACTTGGGTAAGCTTGGATCCGGTAAGCAGTAGCGGAGTTGCAGCCGCCCGAGCGAAAATAGCCGATGGCAAAACGGTGAGCAACTTTACTGTTACGGCTCAAGCCATGCCCGATGCCGCACATGTCTATTTGGACTCAACGGCAAACTATTTGCCCTAA
- a CDS encoding MmcQ/YjbR family DNA-binding protein: MNRYEWLDDYLLSKPGTTKDFKEEWQWLRYQVGGKLFAAVMHPSDKYDPAYAEKDIINLKCDPMLADMLRKTHQEVLPGFYSDKRCWNSVDLGGSLSDEQLRQMCDDSYRLVFEKLTKKLQKEILEDSK; encoded by the coding sequence ATGAATCGCTACGAATGGCTGGATGACTATCTACTATCAAAGCCCGGCACAACCAAGGATTTTAAAGAGGAGTGGCAATGGCTTCGCTATCAGGTGGGTGGCAAGCTTTTTGCCGCCGTAATGCACCCCTCCGATAAATACGACCCCGCCTATGCCGAAAAAGATATTATAAACCTTAAGTGTGACCCGATGCTAGCCGATATGCTGCGCAAAACGCATCAAGAAGTGCTGCCCGGCTTTTACAGCGATAAGCGCTGCTGGAATTCGGTGGATTTGGGCGGCAGTCTTTCTGACGAACAGCTCAGGCAAATGTGCGACGATTCCTATCGCCTGGTCTTTGAGAAGCTGACCAAAAAGCTGCAAAAGGAAATTTTGGAGGATTCAAAGTGA
- a CDS encoding pyridoxamine kinase, whose protein sequence is MNRPQRIAAIHDLSGFGRCSLTVIIPVLSAMGMQVCPVPTAVLSTHTGGMGEVALHDLTDYLSPTLSHYQKLGLDFECVYSGFLNSPEQIDHCMEFFRSYPNALSVVDPVMGDHGKIYRTITSLMQQRMHELVAVADVITPNLTEACVLLGESYQSAPLTRNEAKSKLVRLSKLGPDHVIITGVGLASGEAMVNIGYDRVRGTFWYIPCDYVPASYPGTGDLFAAVLTGALLQNDSLPMAMARATHFAQAAIKTTYGYGTDPRFGVMLEPLLGQLASHEVYSDYQTL, encoded by the coding sequence ATGAATCGACCTCAACGAATCGCAGCAATTCACGACCTTTCAGGCTTTGGACGCTGCTCACTTACCGTAATCATCCCTGTATTGTCCGCTATGGGCATGCAGGTATGCCCCGTTCCCACCGCTGTACTTTCCACCCATACGGGTGGCATGGGCGAAGTGGCGTTGCATGATCTGACCGATTATCTCTCTCCTACGCTTTCACATTATCAAAAGTTGGGGCTTGATTTTGAGTGTGTGTACAGCGGCTTTTTAAATTCGCCAGAGCAGATTGACCACTGCATGGAGTTTTTCAGGAGCTACCCCAACGCGCTGTCGGTGGTAGATCCGGTCATGGGTGACCACGGTAAGATTTACCGTACTATAACTTCCCTGATGCAACAGCGCATGCACGAGCTAGTCGCGGTGGCCGACGTCATCACCCCGAACCTGACCGAGGCGTGCGTGCTGCTTGGAGAAAGCTATCAAAGTGCCCCCTTGACCCGAAACGAAGCCAAAAGCAAGCTGGTGCGTCTTTCAAAGCTGGGGCCTGACCACGTGATCATCACCGGCGTGGGGCTGGCCTCGGGCGAAGCGATGGTGAACATTGGCTACGACCGCGTACGCGGTACATTCTGGTACATTCCCTGCGATTATGTCCCCGCCTCTTACCCTGGCACCGGCGACCTTTTTGCCGCCGTGCTCACCGGCGCACTGTTGCAAAATGACAGCCTGCCAATGGCGATGGCGCGCGCCACCCATTTTGCACAGGCCGCCATCAAAACTACTTATGGCTACGGCACTGATCCACGTTTTGGCGTCATGCTTGAACCACTACTTGGACAATTGGCCAGCCACGAGGTCTATTCCGACTATCAAACGTTATAA
- a CDS encoding NUDIX domain-containing protein yields the protein MKREKSCGALVYRYDSGRLLLLLLRHRHGGHWSFPKGHVEGAETEVETALREVREETGLHVSLQQGFRHTVEYYPKPGVKKQVVYFLGKALPNEPAVRQEIEISELKWVEWDEAFRCVTFKNDKDLLNMAKAHLKPENAVC from the coding sequence ATGAAGAGAGAAAAATCTTGCGGAGCTTTGGTATATCGTTATGACAGCGGGCGGCTGCTGCTGTTACTGCTGCGCCATCGGCACGGCGGGCATTGGTCCTTTCCGAAAGGGCATGTAGAGGGCGCCGAGACAGAAGTTGAGACAGCGCTACGCGAAGTACGCGAAGAAACCGGCCTGCACGTTTCGCTTCAACAAGGCTTTCGGCATACTGTAGAATATTATCCAAAGCCTGGCGTAAAAAAACAGGTAGTTTATTTTTTAGGCAAAGCACTGCCGAACGAACCCGCGGTGCGTCAAGAGATTGAAATCAGCGAATTAAAATGGGTCGAATGGGACGAGGCTTTCCGCTGCGTGACATTTAAAAACGATAAAGACCTTCTAAATATGGCCAAAGCGCATTTAAAACCAGAAAATGCCGTCTGTTAA
- a CDS encoding QueT transporter family protein produces MKKISSRNLVRCAMIAALYAVISIAFLPLAFGAVQARISEALTLLPVLTTLGIPGVTLGCLITNIYGVAAGANILGAADILFGTAATLIAALMTRGLRKYRIKGLPVLASLPPVVVNAIVIGAELTFAETNTLNSPLLWFNIFQVGLGQLVSCTILGLMLIWALERAGLDKKLFEKE; encoded by the coding sequence ATGAAAAAAATCTCCTCACGTAATCTCGTTCGTTGTGCAATGATTGCAGCGCTTTACGCTGTTATTTCCATTGCCTTTCTTCCGCTGGCCTTTGGCGCAGTGCAGGCGCGCATATCTGAGGCGCTCACCCTCTTACCAGTACTAACTACGCTGGGCATTCCCGGTGTAACGCTGGGCTGCCTGATCACCAACATTTACGGTGTCGCAGCTGGTGCAAACATTCTCGGCGCTGCCGATATCCTGTTTGGCACCGCAGCCACACTGATTGCCGCACTGATGACTCGGGGTTTGCGCAAATACCGCATAAAGGGTTTGCCGGTACTGGCTTCGCTGCCGCCTGTGGTTGTCAACGCTATCGTAATTGGCGCAGAGCTGACCTTTGCCGAGACAAACACACTGAATTCTCCGCTGCTATGGTTCAATATTTTTCAGGTGGGGTTGGGGCAGCTTGTATCCTGTACCATATTGGGGCTAATGCTTATCTGGGCGCTGGAACGCGCTGGACTCGATAAAAAGCTGTTTGAAAAAGAATAA
- the thpR gene encoding RNA 2',3'-cyclic phosphodiesterase, with protein sequence MRLFIAINFDEEAHQNILAVQQRLRELGMGNFSRPENLHLTLAFLGEVASERVDAICDAMNKTAVQPMTLTFDHVGRFKRDGGDLWWIGLAESRPLLSLQKELSDRLADAGFRLDDRRFAPHITLAREVRLTALPDRGALLGPAFSTQINVVSLMRSERISGKLIYTEQFSGGVKYREY encoded by the coding sequence TTGCGACTTTTTATTGCCATCAACTTTGACGAAGAAGCGCATCAAAACATTCTTGCTGTGCAGCAGCGGCTACGAGAACTGGGGATGGGCAATTTTTCCAGGCCGGAAAATCTGCATTTGACGCTGGCTTTTTTGGGAGAGGTTGCATCTGAACGAGTGGATGCTATTTGTGACGCGATGAATAAGACTGCCGTCCAACCAATGACACTAACCTTTGACCATGTCGGGCGCTTTAAGCGAGACGGCGGTGATCTTTGGTGGATTGGTCTTGCGGAAAGCAGGCCGCTTCTGTCGTTGCAAAAAGAGCTGTCCGATCGCTTGGCTGATGCGGGATTTCGCCTAGATGATCGCCGATTTGCGCCCCACATTACGCTGGCACGCGAGGTTCGACTCACTGCGCTGCCCGACCGCGGCGCGCTGTTAGGCCCAGCCTTTTCCACGCAGATTAATGTCGTTAGCCTCATGCGCTCTGAGCGTATTTCTGGAAAGTTGAT
- a CDS encoding DUF188 domain-containing protein — protein MNCRILIDADGCPVVDETVALAKQFKAPCLILCDTAHRFEKPGAQTLVFSKGADSVDFALVNLVQPGDIVVTQDYGLAAMCLARDTRVINQDGMTYTPENIDGLLLARHTAKKIRNSGGRLKGPKKRTPEQDGAFVWALTKLLEEA, from the coding sequence GTGAACTGCCGAATTCTCATCGACGCGGACGGATGCCCAGTGGTGGACGAAACGGTGGCATTGGCTAAACAATTTAAAGCACCTTGCCTGATTCTCTGCGACACAGCCCACCGTTTTGAAAAGCCCGGCGCACAGACGTTGGTCTTTTCAAAAGGGGCAGATAGCGTCGATTTTGCGCTGGTCAATCTGGTGCAGCCGGGCGATATTGTGGTGACGCAGGACTATGGCCTTGCGGCGATGTGCCTGGCGCGGGATACGCGGGTAATTAACCAAGACGGCATGACGTATACGCCTGAAAACATAGACGGGTTATTGCTCGCCCGGCACACGGCAAAGAAGATTCGAAACAGCGGCGGACGACTTAAAGGTCCCAAAAAGCGGACGCCGGAGCAGGACGGTGCCTTTGTGTGGGCGTTGACTAAACTTTTGGAGGAGGCGTGA
- the argS gene encoding arginine--tRNA ligase, producing MLGPISLTSEALRVLVSNAIEQAINKGDLPAPANGLPSFLIEQPADPTHGDFATNAAMAGARSFGKPPRVIAQTIIDNLMLEGTHFSRAEVAGPGFINFFVSDSWFADVVSRIQAEGDAYGRTDFGGDKKVMVEFVSANPTGPMHMGNARGAAIGDGLAAALDAAGYNVSREFLINDAGNQIEKFAKSLEARYLQYYQGEENVPFPEDGYHGADIKMRAEQYIEANGDKLLNLDSASRKQALVEFALPKNIEKMKTDLTRYRISFDCWFSETSLHESGAVKKAVETLTARGYTYEKDGAIWYKNAEVQTKALLAQGKSQKQIDQLELKDDVLVRANGFPTYFAADIAYHANKFVDRGYEKCINVWGADHHGHVARLKCALDALGVGGDKLDIVLMQLVRLTSGGELVRMSKRTGNAITLSDLLDDVPIDAARFFFNMREPGSQLDFDLDLAVEQSNQNPVYYVQYAHARICSIAKNLAAEGVEPRQCCTNELLLLKEPEERELIRALAAFPEEIIAAAKNYDPARLTHFAIETATRFHKFYNSCRCKVNDECLMQARLNLCLATGQTIKNVLTMLKIYIPETM from the coding sequence ATGTTAGGACCGATTTCTCTCACGAGCGAGGCGCTGCGCGTCCTCGTCTCAAACGCGATAGAACAAGCTATCAATAAGGGTGACCTGCCCGCACCAGCTAATGGACTACCCTCGTTTTTGATCGAGCAGCCCGCAGACCCGACGCACGGTGACTTTGCTACAAACGCCGCCATGGCGGGCGCACGCAGCTTCGGCAAGCCCCCACGCGTCATTGCACAGACCATTATTGACAACCTTATGCTGGAGGGAACTCACTTTTCTCGTGCAGAGGTTGCGGGCCCCGGCTTTATTAACTTCTTTGTTTCCGACAGTTGGTTTGCCGACGTGGTGTCCAGAATCCAAGCCGAAGGCGACGCCTACGGCCGTACCGATTTTGGCGGCGACAAAAAGGTGATGGTGGAATTTGTCTCGGCTAATCCCACCGGCCCGATGCATATGGGCAATGCTCGTGGCGCCGCTATTGGCGACGGACTGGCCGCGGCGCTGGATGCCGCCGGGTATAATGTCTCACGCGAATTTTTGATCAACGACGCGGGCAACCAGATTGAGAAGTTCGCTAAGTCGTTGGAAGCGCGGTACCTTCAGTATTATCAGGGTGAAGAAAACGTACCGTTCCCTGAAGATGGCTACCATGGTGCGGACATCAAAATGCGCGCCGAACAGTATATTGAAGCAAACGGGGACAAGCTTTTAAACCTAGATTCCGCCTCGCGTAAGCAGGCGCTGGTTGAGTTTGCGCTGCCCAAAAATATAGAAAAAATGAAAACCGACCTTACGCGTTACCGAATCAGCTTTGATTGCTGGTTTTCTGAGACGTCGCTACACGAATCGGGGGCGGTTAAAAAGGCGGTCGAAACATTGACTGCACGCGGCTATACCTATGAGAAGGATGGCGCGATCTGGTATAAAAACGCCGAGGTGCAAACCAAGGCACTTTTGGCGCAGGGTAAGAGCCAGAAACAAATTGACCAACTTGAGCTAAAAGATGACGTATTGGTGCGCGCCAACGGTTTCCCAACCTACTTTGCTGCCGATATCGCTTACCACGCCAACAAGTTTGTAGACCGCGGCTATGAAAAGTGCATTAACGTTTGGGGAGCCGACCACCACGGTCATGTGGCGCGCTTAAAGTGCGCACTCGATGCGTTGGGCGTCGGTGGGGACAAGCTCGATATTGTGCTTATGCAGCTCGTGCGTCTGACCAGCGGCGGCGAACTGGTGCGTATGAGTAAGCGTACCGGTAACGCCATCACCCTCTCCGATCTGCTGGACGATGTTCCGATTGACGCCGCGCGGTTCTTCTTCAACATGCGCGAGCCTGGCTCCCAGCTTGACTTTGACCTTGATCTGGCAGTGGAGCAGTCAAATCAAAACCCGGTTTATTACGTTCAATACGCCCACGCGCGCATCTGTTCGATTGCTAAGAATCTGGCCGCCGAGGGCGTTGAGCCCCGGCAGTGTTGCACAAACGAACTATTACTGCTCAAAGAACCAGAGGAACGCGAGCTGATTCGTGCGTTGGCCGCTTTCCCCGAGGAAATTATCGCGGCGGCCAAAAACTATGACCCCGCGCGGCTAACTCACTTTGCCATTGAGACGGCTACCCGCTTCCACAAATTCTATAACTCCTGCCGCTGTAAGGTCAACGACGAATGCCTGATGCAGGCACGTTTAAACCTCTGTCTTGCAACTGGTCAGACAATTAAAAATGTACTGACTATGCTAAAAATTTATATCCCCGAAACGATGTAA
- a CDS encoding D-alanine--D-alanine ligase family protein: protein MNKTVVLILFGGVSNEHEVSLRSATSIINNIDRSRFEPVLVGITKDGRWLLYNGDTDGLATNEWQQNATPAMLSADRETNGLFVFEPDGVRTVKIDVIFPAVHGQNCEDGALQGLMTLSGIPFIGCGVTASALSFDKVYTHIIAEQAGVPMAKWQLVCREEDLAEVERRVAKALGYPCFVKPANSGSSVGCSRANDAEGLFAALKLAFAEDRRVIVEELVTAHEVECAVMGNLEPIAPTTGEIVSPDGFYDYDTKYKNDHAKLFIPACIPETSAARVRELALTTYRALNCRGLSRVDFFVKKDGSVLLNEINTLPGFTSISMYPKMMIASGMTYGEVITRLIELALIEKSGA, encoded by the coding sequence ATGAACAAGACAGTTGTTCTAATTTTATTCGGTGGCGTTTCCAATGAGCATGAAGTGTCGCTGCGAAGCGCGACATCCATCATCAACAATATCGACCGAAGCCGCTTTGAGCCGGTGTTGGTCGGCATCACCAAGGACGGGCGCTGGCTGCTCTATAATGGAGATACAGACGGCCTGGCAACAAACGAGTGGCAGCAAAATGCCACCCCTGCGATGCTTTCGGCTGATCGCGAAACGAATGGGTTGTTCGTGTTTGAACCCGACGGTGTGCGCACCGTAAAAATTGATGTGATTTTCCCCGCTGTTCACGGACAAAACTGCGAGGATGGCGCATTGCAGGGGTTGATGACCCTTTCGGGCATCCCCTTTATCGGATGCGGCGTAACCGCTTCGGCTCTTAGCTTTGACAAGGTCTACACCCACATCATCGCCGAACAGGCCGGTGTGCCGATGGCCAAATGGCAGTTGGTCTGCCGCGAAGAAGATCTCGCCGAGGTTGAACGTCGCGTGGCTAAAGCGTTGGGATATCCCTGCTTTGTTAAGCCCGCCAATTCCGGCTCGTCGGTAGGCTGTTCGCGGGCCAACGACGCTGAGGGGCTTTTTGCCGCATTGAAATTAGCTTTTGCCGAAGATCGCCGCGTTATCGTTGAAGAATTGGTGACCGCTCATGAAGTGGAGTGCGCTGTGATGGGCAACCTCGAACCCATCGCCCCCACCACCGGCGAAATTGTCAGCCCGGACGGCTTTTATGACTATGACACCAAATATAAAAACGACCATGCCAAGCTGTTCATTCCGGCCTGCATCCCTGAGACAAGCGCCGCACGCGTTCGCGAGTTGGCTCTCACGACTTATCGCGCGTTGAACTGCCGAGGCCTTTCGCGCGTCGATTTCTTTGTCAAGAAGGACGGTTCAGTTCTGCTCAACGAGATCAATACACTGCCGGGCTTTACCTCCATCAGTATGTACCCCAAAATGATGATTGCCTCCGGCATGACCTACGGCGAGGTGATTACTCGTCTGATCGAACTGGCGCTCATCGAAAAATCCGGCGCTTAA
- a CDS encoding DUF1934 domain-containing protein — protein MKKEAMITIKGIYNVNGERDVVELLTCGDFYKKNDGYWLSYDETETTGFEGHRTTLHVEQGRVTMQRTGLTNSQLVVEKGCRHQCSYDTGYGAIMVGINGRDIRSTLSDDGGEVDFSYAMDVNTALASENRVIIKVLPQGCKQPEAN, from the coding sequence TTGAAAAAGGAAGCTATGATTACCATTAAGGGCATCTATAACGTCAACGGCGAAAGAGATGTTGTAGAGCTTTTAACCTGTGGTGATTTTTATAAAAAAAATGACGGTTATTGGCTGAGCTATGATGAAACCGAGACCACCGGCTTTGAGGGACACCGCACCACCCTGCATGTTGAACAGGGCCGCGTGACCATGCAGCGCACGGGGCTGACCAACTCACAGCTTGTCGTGGAAAAAGGCTGTCGTCACCAGTGCTCTTACGACACTGGCTACGGCGCCATTATGGTGGGCATCAATGGGCGGGACATCCGCTCAACACTGTCGGACGATGGCGGCGAAGTTGATTTTTCTTACGCGATGGATGTCAATACCGCGCTGGCTAGCGAAAACCGCGTAATTATTAAGGTTTTACCTCAAGGATGCAAACAGCCGGAGGCCAATTGA
- a CDS encoding YbhB/YbcL family Raf kinase inhibitor-like protein yields the protein MGQLKVKSKAFDQGGWIPIRYTARGADISPDFKIYDIVPNAKSIAITLDDASHPIFPNYNHWVIWNIPIRSSIPEGIPHGKYVDYLGATQGVGYGRNKYKGPKPPLKCIHTYVFTIYILDSNINLTASSKKRDLLNKIEGHILQQATLSGKFQSHRE from the coding sequence ATGGGGCAATTAAAGGTTAAGAGCAAAGCGTTTGATCAAGGTGGATGGATACCTATAAGATATACGGCTCGTGGAGCAGATATATCTCCCGATTTTAAAATATATGATATCGTGCCAAATGCAAAATCAATTGCAATTACATTAGATGATGCATCGCATCCTATTTTTCCAAACTATAACCATTGGGTAATATGGAATATACCTATACGGTCGTCTATTCCAGAGGGGATACCCCATGGCAAATATGTGGATTACCTAGGTGCAACTCAAGGTGTTGGCTATGGAAGAAATAAATATAAAGGACCAAAGCCACCGCTTAAATGCATTCATACATATGTGTTTACTATTTATATTTTAGATAGCAACATAAATTTAACCGCCAGTAGTAAAAAAAGAGACCTTTTAAACAAAATTGAGGGACATATATTGCAGCAGGCCACTTTGTCTGGAAAATTTCAAAGCCATAGAGAATGA